In Drosophila pseudoobscura strain MV-25-SWS-2005 chromosome 4, UCI_Dpse_MV25, whole genome shotgun sequence, the following proteins share a genomic window:
- the Fum4 gene encoding probable fumarate hydratase, mitochondrial translates to MSFDQKEIFSLMYKLARLIVPDTRVEYDSMGAIHVPLDRLYGPQTMRSLLKFPIGGVNERMPRPIIIALAIVKKAVAETNKMSGLEERLCDAISKACDDIISGKLYDEDHFPLVIWQAGSGRHTNMNVNEVICNRAIEILGGQKGTKTPVDPDQHVNLSQSSNDSFSAAINIAVAMQLRDKLYPALTLIIEVLNNKVNQWKDIIKIGRTHLMDAVPLTLGQEFSGYKQQQANCRERLDTALTRLYQLPLGGTTVGTGLNTKKGFAAECVKRVADLTSLPFVNSPNMFESISSCDALVEVHGELNTLAASTMKMANDIRFLGSGPRCGLSELKLPENEPGSSIMPGKVNPTQCEALTMICAQVMGNQVAVTLGGCNGHFQLNDFMPMIASNVLRSITLLGDGIKSFCKNCLSNIEPNTDKINTIMSQSLMLVTALSPHVGYERSAAIAKAAHQSGTTLREEAINAGISADDFDEWVRPDKMLGPN, encoded by the exons ATGTCGTTTGATCAGAAAGAGATTTTTAGTTTGATGTACAAGCTGGCGCGGCTCATAGTGCCTGATACCCGCGTTGAATATGATTCAATGGGGGCAATTCACGTGCCCCTCGATCGTTTGTATGGCCCGCAAACAATGCGGTCCTTACTGAAGTTTCCGATTGGTGGAGTGAATGAACGCATGCCC CGACCCATTATTATAGCATTGGCCATTGTGAAAAAAGCCGTTGCTGAGACCAACAAAATGTCTGGCCTAGAGGAGCGGTTGTGCGATGCTATCTCTAAGGCTTGCGACGATATCATATCTGGCAAGCTTTACGACGAGGACCATTTTCCACTAGTTATCTGGCAAGCCGGATCCGGCAGACACACAAATATGAATGTAAATGAGGTTATTTGTAACCGTGCAATCGAGATACTCGGCGGCCAGAAAGGCACAAAGACGCCTGTGGATCCCGATCAGCATGTGAACCTATCACAAAGCTCCAATGACAGCTTCTCCGCGGCCATCAACATTGCAGTCGCTATGCAGTTGCGCGATAAACTGTATCCGGCGTTGACGCTGATTATTGAGGTATTGAATAACAAGGTAAATCAGTGGAAGGACATTATCAAAATTGGACGAACCCACCTGATGGACGCTGTTCCGCTGACGCTCGGCCAAGAATTCAGCGGCTATAAGCAACAACAGGCCAACTGCCGGGAACGACTAGACACAGCTCTGACCCGGCTATACCAACTCCCTCTTGGCGGCACCACAGTCGGAACAGGGCTAAACACTAAAAAGGGGTTTGCCGCTGAGTGTGTGAAACGTGTAGCCGACCTAACAAGTCTTCCCTTCGTTAATTCGCCCAACATGTTTGAGTCTATCTCCTCGTGTGATGCCCTGGTGGAAGTGCACGGCGAGCTGAACACTCTAGCAGCCAGCACAATGAAGATGGCGAACGATATTCGTTTCCTGGGATCGGGTCCGCGATGCGGTTTGTCTGAGCTGAAACTCCCCGAAAATGAGCCGGGAAGCTCGATTATGCCAGGCAAAGTGAATCCGACACAGTGCGAAGCTCTTACCATGATCTGTGCCCAGGTCATGGGCAACCAAGTAGCGGTTACATTAGGCGGTTGCAATGGGCACTTTCAACTCAATGACTTCATGCCGATGATTGCCTCAAATGTGCTTCGCTCGATAACACTTTTGGGAGACGGAATTAAGTCTTTTTGCAAAAACTGCCTCAGCAACATCGAACCAAACACAGACAAGATAAATACTATCATGAGTCAGTCCCTGATGCTGGTTACTGCCCTAAGCCCTCATGTGGGGTATGAGCGGTCAGCTGCAATAGCCAAAGCAGCACATCAAAGTGGTACCACCCTAAGGGAGGAAGCCATTAATGCAGGCATTTCAGCGGATGACTTTGACGAGTGGGTGCGACCTGACAAGATGTTGGGTCCCAATTAG